Within Oncorhynchus keta strain PuntledgeMale-10-30-2019 chromosome 30, Oket_V2, whole genome shotgun sequence, the genomic segment tgttaaacagccaccactaacattgagtggctgctgccaacacactgactcaactccagccactttaattatgggaattgatgggaaatgatgtaaaatatatcactagccactttaaacaatgctacctaatataatgtttacataccctacattattaatctcatatgtataagtatatactgtactctatatcatctactgcatctttatgtaatacatgtatcacttgccactttaactatgccactttgtttacatactcatctcatatgtatatactgtactcgataccatctactgtatcttgcctatgccgctctgtaccatcactcattcatatatctttatgtacatattctttatccccttacacttgtgtctataaggtattagttttggaattgttagctagataacttgttggttattactgcattgtcagaactagaagcacaagcatttcgctacagtcgcattaacatctgctaaccatgtgtatgtgacaaataacatttgatttgatttgatttgattttaccttagcccccccgacacaaactactgcagcataaaaccactacttcaaggtctcagagcaagtgacgtcaccgattgaaacgctatttagcgcgaacaccgctaactaagctagcagtttcacatccgttacacaacaacaacaaataaatgACTTCAAACAACTAACATGgtatttgtcacgccttggtcattgtattttgtgtttttggtatatgtttgggtaggccagggtgtgacatgggtttatatgttgtgtttcgtattggggtttgtattatttgggatcacggctgattaggggtgtgtctagttaggcttggctgcctgaggcgattctcaattagagtcaggtgcttatcgttgtctctgattgggaaccgtatttaggcagcctcagtttcgctttgtatttcgtgggtgtttgtacctgtctctgtgttgtagtcaccagataggctgtaattagtttcacgttccgttctgttgtttttgtatttagtttcagttatttcatgtaccgcgattctttcattaaagtcatgagtaacctacacgctgcatttcggtccgactctcttcttTCAACAGAGGAACACGTTAcagtattttgtttgtttgtttttcttccCTCCGACACCAATACAGGCGCAATAGAAACAACAGAATATGTGTGGCAATTTGGTCACGACTAGGATGGGTCTGAAGTGACTGCCTATTGCGTAAATGTTTATAGAATATTTTTTTCAACTGCCTGACCATAACACTATCCACTATATAGGCCTATTTGTAAATACAGTCATACGTGACATCGCACAtttataatatatactgtatatcttaTTGTGTACGTATCAGTTTTAATCACTGTGTGTACTACTTTCCTACCTCTACTTGTACTTTGTTATTTGCCCTTTGATTATATTGATATTGATATTTGTACTGCACTGTTGAGGGAGCTCGTTAATAACCATTTTACTGCACCTTGTTCTACCTGCTGTTCATAACGGTGTACGTGCCATTTGGGGCATAGACCTAGTGTCTACGTTTACTTATCTAGGGCATAGCCTACGTGCCAGACATGAAGGCGGAAGAGATTGCAGCAGGCACCTTTTAAAACAAATTATTGAAATAATTTCCAAAACTGAACTCACACTTAGGCAACGACAATTTACATGGCCCaattcagtttttttttaaattatatttgcATTAAATTATACATTTTGGTTTGAGGGATCAACACAACTGGAAAGATTATTGAAATTCACATCAACAGGGTTTCAAGTACAGCTGTGCctttttgtttttgttatttctggagaaacacacacagcggtagctgtgttagctgtgttactatggcaccaacacacacagcggtagctgtgttagctgtgttactatggcaccaacacacacagtggtagctgtgttagctgtgttactatggcaccaacacacacagcggtagctgtgttagctgtgttactatggcaccaacacacacagcggtagatgtgttagctgtgttactatggcaccaacacacacagcggtagctgtgttagctgtgttactatggcaccaacacacacagcggtagctgtgttagctgtgttactatggcaccaacacacacagcggtagatgtgttagctgtgttactatggcaccaacacacacagcggtagctgtgttagctgtgttactatggcaccaacacacacagcggtagctgtgttagctgtgttactatggcaccaacacacacagtggtagctgtgttagctgtgttactatggcaccaacacacacagcggtagctgtgttagctgtgttactatggcaccaacacacacagcggtagctgtgttagctgtgttactatggcaccaacacacacagcgatagctgtgttagctgtgttactatggcaccaacacacacagcggtagctgtgttagctgtgttactatggcaccaacacacacagtggtagctgtgttagctgtgttactatggcaccaacacacacagcggtagctgtgttagctgtgttactatggcaccaacacacacagtggtagctgtgttagctgtgttactatggcaccaacacacacagtggtagctgtgttagctgtgttactatggcaccaacacacacagcggtagctgtgttagctgtgttactatggcaccaacacacacagcggtagatgtgttagctgtgttactatggcaccaacacacacagcggtagctgtgttagctgtgttactatggcaccaacacacacagtggtagctgtgttagctgtgttactatggcaccaacacacacagtggtagctgtgttagctgtgttactatggcaccaacacacacagcggtagctgtgttagctgtgttactatggcaccaacacacacagcggtagctgtgttagctgtgttactatggcaccaacacacacagcggtagctgtgttagctgtgttactatggcaccaacacacacagcggtagctgtgttagctgtgttactatggcaccaacacacacagtggtagctgtgttagctgtgttactatggcaccaacacacacagtggtagctgtgttagctgtgttactatggcaccaacacacacagtggtagctgtgttagctgtgttactatggcaccaacacacacagtggtagctgtgttagctgtgttactatggcaccaacacacacagcggtagctgtgttagctgtgttactatggcaccaacacacacagcggtagctgtgttagctgtgttactatggcaccaacacacacagtggtagctgtgttagctgtgttactatggcaccaacacacacagtggtagctgtgttagctgtgttactatggcaccaacacacacagtggtagctgtgttagctgtgttgctatggcaccaacacacacagcggtagtgttagctgtgttactatggcaccaacacacacagcggtagtgttagctgtgttactatggcaccaacacacacagcggtagtgttagctgtgttactatggcaccaacacacacagcggtagtgttagctgtgttactatggcaccaacacacacagcggtagtgttagctgtgttactatggcaccaacacacacagcggtagtgttagctgtgttactatggcaccaacacacacagcggtagtgttagctgtgttactatggcaccaacacacacagcggtagtgttagctgtgttactatggcaccaacacacacagcggtagtgttagctgtgttactatggcaccaacacacacagcggtagctgtgttagctgtgttactatggccccaacacacacagcggtagtgttagctgtgttactatggcaccaacacacacagcggtAGTGTTAGCTGTGTTACTATGGCAGTAAATACTGATTAACTTGACAGAATGTGACCAGTCTCAACATGGTACCATGCATTGTTCTGTGTTCCAACCCCCTTTTTCTTGGCAGTGTCCCAAATGACCCCCGTATTCCCTATTTACAGTGGCGTCCTGGTCAACAGTTGTGCCCTGTATAGAGGacagggcgccatttgggacggAACCCTTCAGTAAATCTTAGGATTTGCACTCAGTTTATAGACCTCGCCATATAGTTCCGCGTCAACATAAGTCAAGTCCATGTGAATGAAGGTTTATCGTGGAATACCTCGTCTCTGTCTTAACTGAATCTGTGCTGACAAGTAACGACTCTTTCTAATAGGATATGAAACGTCTTTtaaaattcatattttcaatggaCAAAACAACAGCCGTCTGAAGGATAGTTTATGTTTCTCTGTGGAAAGACTAGGCCTATGAGAGGGAAGTTGCATTGAGTTTACTTAATAGCCAACTTCAATCAGTATTCCGTCCTACTGTCTGTCCTCTGGTAGACCAGGCGAAGGGTTGACGTTAAGAATAAACAGCTATCAGAGACGGACAAAACATGTTGTATATGTCTGCAGAAAGCCAAGGCATGCGAACAAATGATCTCTTTGCATGCAAAACCCCCTAACCACATTTAGGCTGGGCCCGACTCACGCTCCACACACATCCAACCATATTTCCAACTTAAACAGATGTGTTCTCGTTGCATAACCCCAGAACTCCTAACAACCAATCACAGGCTCCCATGCAGGCAGGAAATCATCCTGCAGCTCCAATCAAAAGGAACATTAAAGTGACATTCCATACCCATAGGCCATTTTCTGGTCCGTAATATTTAACAGTATTGTTGGAAATGTTCGGAGAAACTGGACTGTGATTTATAGTCTGTACTCGTTAACATAGCAGACTCCCTCTGGCACATATTCCCTGTAAAACGTTTCTTTGCTTTCGTAAGAGGTGTGTTTCATAAGATCAATAACTCcccatgtacagtacatatagttttatttatttattattattatttatttattttacctttatttaatccggcaagtcagttaagaacaaattcttattttcaatgacggcctgtgggttaactgcctgttcaggggcagaacgaaagatttgtaccttgtcagctggggggtttgaacttgcaaccttccggttactagtccaacgctctaaccactaggctacactgccgccccataGCTGGGGAGCATTCTGCATGGTTGGGAAAGTCCCGCAACTAAACGTTTCACAAATGTTTGTTTCACTGTTGTTTTAACGAAGCATGCGACAGTAAAAAGTTTCATTTTCAATATTTGCCAAACAGAATGAACTCTCATTCAGATCATAAATCATTCCAGGACTTTTTCCGGGCCTGTAATTGAGCTAAGAGAAACTAATCCTGTACCATACCAGTCATACTTGATCTGATGGTCAGTCAAAGACAGGACCCAAGTACCAGTCAGTTGGAATCAAAACACCATGATCTCAGAAACCCTGAAAGTTGATCTCAGAAACCCTGATACAGGTCTTGTAAAGTATCCAGAAACCCTGATACAGGTCTTGGTCATGAAATTGATCTCAGAAACCCTGAACAGGTCTTGTAGTTGGAAACCCTTACAGGTCTTGTAAAGTTGATCTCTATAAAAAAACCCTGATACAGGTCATGTAAAGTTGATCAAACCCTGATACAGGTCTTGTATCAGAAACCCAACAGGTCCATGTAAGGTCTTGTAAAGTTGATCTCAGAAACCCTGATACAGGTCTTGTAAAGTTGATCTCAGAAACCCTGATACAGGTCTTGTAAAGTTGATCTCAGAAACCCTGATACAGGCCATGTAAAGTTGATCTCAGAAACCCTGACACAGGTCTTGTCAGTTCTTGTGACACTTTTGGTGTTTCAGTCCTCCGGAGACCAGGCCCAACAAATCCTCCGATTCACTACAGTACTGGACATTGATTCACCTCAGTAGTTCTGCAGAGTGTTCCTTACCGATGGACTCAATGACAGGTTAACACTCACCAAGTTTTTGTGCAAACAAAATGATCAATGGGACAATTTAATTGGTTAAACCAGTCTAGACCCGTTTTATGACCATAAATCTGGAGAAGACAGGTTACATCAGGTCCCTAGTCTTATGTTGAGGCTGAGGTCACATCAGGTCCCTAGTCTTATGTTGAGGCTGAGGTTACATCAGGTCCCTAGTCTTATGTTGAGGCTGAGGTCACATCAGGTCCCTAGTCTTATGTTGAGGCTGAGGTTACATCAGGTCCCTAGTCTTATGTTGAGGCTGAGGTTACATCAGGTCCCTAGTCTTATGTTGAGGCTGAGGTTACATCAGGTCCCTAGTCTTATGTTGAGGTTACATCAGGTCCCTAGTCTTATGTTGAGGCTGAGGTTACATCAGGTCCCTAGTCTTATGTTGAGGCTGAGGTTACATCAGGTCCCTAGTCTTATGTTGAGGCTGAGGTTATATCAGGTCCCTAGTCTTATGTTGAGGCTGAGGTCACATCAGGTCTCTAGTCTTATGTTGAGGTTATATCAGGTCCCTAGTCTTATGTTGAGGCTGAGGTTACATCAGGTCCCTAGTCTTATGTTGAGGCTGAGGTTACATCAGGTCCCTAGTCTTATGTTGAGGCTGAGGTTACATCAGGTCCCTAGTCTTATGTTGAGGCTGAGGTCACATCAGGTCCCTAGTCTTATGTTGAGGCTGAGGTTACATCAGGTCCCTAGTCTTATGTTGAGGCTGAGGTTACACCAGGTCCCTAGTGGTCTATCAGACCGCATACCACagctatgacaaaacatgtatttttactgctctaattacattggtaaccagtttataacagcaataaggcacgagggggatgtggtatattggccatataccacatcccCTCGTGCGTTATTGCTTAAAAGCAATATAACAAGAAGAACAACTGAAAGGGAAACAAAGGGTTTATTGCAAATGTCCATTACAtccttttaaaaatatatacctgTTTCATGGACACAATACAGCAACAATACCCAACGTTTATCAAAAAAACTAAACATTACTGCTAACAAGAGTTCTCCCTGTGAATGATGTACACATGGTCCAGGTTGCTTGGTTTCGTTTGGAGTAGTAATGAGACAAAGTCTTTGGTAATTAGAAAACACAAAAGTCCATTGTGGAACTGTGGTATTCCTCTTCTGGAGATAGGCACTAGAGCCATGCCATTGATTCAAGTTGAGGTTGGCATCTGAACACGCAGAACATGTCTGCTAGGTCAGGATCGCATTCACAGCCTTTAGAGAAAAAATCAGCTGCTCAAATTCATCTCCAGCCCACTACTCTGAACATGTTAGTCAAATGTACAGAGCTCTAGGCATACTGGGTAGTAGATACTTCCATCCCCATAATAAATCATTAACTGAACGGTTACAACGCTCCTATTAACAAGTATTCCATTTTGTTCAGAATCAGAAGAAAAGTAAAATAGCAGGATTTTCCCCCATAAGCAACACAACCCAACTGCAGAGAATACAAGTAATGATGATCTGAATCATGATTATGGCAATCAGTTATCGGCAGTGAGGTTGAGATAGAGAAGCAACAAGCCTCTCTTTCTCCAGCAACAGTCCAGGATCTCCTAgatcctccttctcctctactccctgtACTGGAGCTCAGGTTTGGTTTCCCCCCGAAGACACGTTGCTTCTTCTTAAGGAACATTGACGGAGAATATCAGTAGATGGTGGCAGGTGGAAACAGTCACAAGATAGTAGAGATATTGTCTGACTGACTCCTCAGAACTTGTACTGTCAGAAGAGGAAATacacaggggggggggggtctagcAGAGACTGGAAggccgtctctctgtctgtcttggaGAATATTTCCTTTTTCCTTGGCTGGATCTGGAGAGGTAACCTGGAGGACGGGCCACCCTGGCGTGGAGAGGCATCCCCAGGATCAGATCCCCGGGTCAGCCCTGTCTTTTagccctctcccccctctgtagCAGGGGTGGTAGAGAATGGCTGAAAGGGTTGGCCCTCCTGGCCCCAGAAGGCCGGAGcctaccctctcctctgtcccaatGCAAGCGTTCTCCGGCTGGCTACATGTGAGCCCTCTCGTTTAGAGCTTTTGTCTAAAGAGAAATAGTCTAGATGTCATAGGAAAGGCTCATCTTAGCTCATAGCTTCAGCCTATAGCCGCTAGTTAGAGCACCTTTCCACGTACTCCGTTGTGTTTCATCGTCTGTTACAGGCAGCTTCACTGAAGTTGGCAGCGACGATTAGTTTACAACTGTCCAAGGCAGAACCACCTACACAGCAGAGCCAGCGCTGATGTGGCAGGACTGGTCAGGGTTATGGAGTCCAATCTGGGCCTGTTGCTGGTACTGCTGAGCCTGCTGCTGGTACTGGTTGTCCAGCCGCAGGGGGACCAGAGCGTCTGAGTCGGACGGAACCCGTTCGCGGAAGCTCTCCATCTGTTCTGGACTGGCCAGGTTCTTCAGAAGGCTGTTCTCGCGTTCCAGCTGGTTGTTCTTCTCAGCCAGCTCTCTGATCTGCTCCTTGAGGATCTCCACTTCCTCCCTGACTGCATACATCAGGTGGTTCTTCACCAGATCCTAAGAtaggagagaaggaatgagatCTACTGTTAGAGACgtctgtttagagagagagagagagttctgtgCAACTCATACAAACTAAATCTATACATTTAGGCTGATTTCAAGCATAAGCTTTAACCTACTCTAGCTTACTAATAACACTTGTGGTAACAGGCCATATGAATACAGAGAGTTGTACCCATATGGCCTGTTTTAAGGTCTAAAGtttaacagtaaactaaatattGAATAGTCCGACTGCTGT encodes:
- the LOC118373194 gene encoding TSC22 domain family protein 3-like isoform X3; protein product: MSTEIFKTPMEVAVYQLHNFSISFFSSLVGGDVVSVKLDNSASGASVVAIDNKIEQAMDLVKNHLMYAVREEVEILKEQIRELAEKNNQLERENSLLKNLASPEQMESFRERVPSDSDALVPLRLDNQYQQQAQQYQQQAQIGLHNPDQSCHISAGSAV